One window of Cellulomonas shaoxiangyii genomic DNA carries:
- a CDS encoding protoporphyrinogen/coproporphyrinogen oxidase, with product MSGAGAGPAADVLPGETGTPDDAVAWDVVVVGAGVAGLVAARDLVHAGRRVVLVDARDAPGGAVRGHDVAGLRLDAGAESFATRGGAVAALLAELGLAADVVAPEPHGAWVHLTSGDGPLPRTGLLGVPAHPLAADVRATLGTRGALRAALDLVLPARVGADATTLGALVRARMGDAVADRLVHPVVGGVHAADPDDLATDTVAPGLAAARAAAGGSLARGVRALRASAPAGTAVQGLTGGIHRLVDALVDDVTRHGGVVLTRTRATSLVRRADGGFVVRTEHVGAAAPGAAPDDGGCGASPAGGSGDLATARVLLATPQAPALLTGLGADLASVATDDGVPVTLVTLVVDSPALDAAPRGTGVLVGTDVTDVAAKALTHATAKWGWLRRAAPPGRHVVRLSYGRATAAHAADGTPPADALLDVALADASTLLGVPLTADALVGHAVVRWTQSLPRPSAAHREAVAAARAAVADVPGLAVCGAWAAGTGLASVVPDARAAAALLADLPPRAGARDAGAAHN from the coding sequence GTGAGCGGCGCCGGCGCCGGCCCGGCGGCGGACGTCCTCCCGGGCGAGACCGGCACCCCGGACGACGCCGTGGCCTGGGACGTCGTCGTCGTGGGCGCCGGCGTCGCGGGGCTCGTGGCGGCGCGGGACCTCGTCCACGCGGGCCGGCGGGTCGTGCTGGTCGACGCGCGCGACGCCCCGGGGGGCGCGGTCCGCGGGCACGACGTCGCCGGCCTGCGGCTCGACGCGGGGGCGGAGTCGTTCGCGACGCGCGGCGGTGCCGTGGCGGCGCTGCTGGCCGAGCTCGGGCTCGCCGCCGACGTGGTCGCGCCCGAGCCGCACGGTGCGTGGGTGCACCTGACCAGCGGTGACGGCCCCCTGCCGCGCACCGGCCTGCTCGGCGTGCCGGCGCACCCGCTCGCGGCGGACGTGCGCGCGACGCTCGGCACGCGCGGGGCGCTGCGGGCCGCGCTCGACCTGGTCCTGCCCGCCCGGGTCGGTGCCGACGCCACGACGCTCGGGGCGCTCGTGCGGGCCCGGATGGGTGACGCCGTCGCGGACCGGCTCGTGCACCCCGTGGTCGGCGGCGTGCACGCGGCCGACCCCGACGACCTCGCGACCGACACGGTCGCGCCGGGGCTCGCGGCCGCCCGCGCCGCGGCCGGAGGGTCGCTGGCGCGCGGCGTCCGGGCGCTGCGCGCGTCGGCGCCGGCCGGCACCGCGGTGCAGGGGCTGACCGGCGGGATCCACCGGCTCGTCGACGCGCTCGTCGACGACGTGACGCGCCACGGCGGCGTCGTCCTCACCCGGACGCGCGCGACCTCGCTGGTCAGGCGCGCGGACGGCGGGTTCGTCGTGCGCACCGAGCACGTCGGGGCCGCCGCGCCCGGCGCCGCACCGGACGACGGCGGCTGCGGAGCGTCCCCGGCCGGCGGCTCGGGGGACCTGGCCACGGCCCGCGTGCTGCTCGCGACGCCCCAGGCCCCCGCGCTGCTGACGGGGCTGGGCGCGGACCTCGCCTCCGTCGCCACCGACGACGGCGTACCGGTCACGCTCGTCACGCTCGTGGTGGACTCCCCCGCCCTGGACGCCGCACCCCGCGGCACGGGCGTGCTCGTGGGCACGGACGTCACGGACGTCGCCGCGAAGGCCCTCACGCACGCGACCGCGAAGTGGGGCTGGCTCCGCCGCGCGGCACCGCCCGGGCGGCACGTGGTCCGCCTCTCCTACGGGCGGGCCACCGCGGCCCACGCCGCCGACGGCACGCCGCCGGCGGACGCCCTGCTGGACGTCGCGCTCGCCGACGCGTCGACCCTGCTGGGCGTCCCGCTCACCGCCGACGCGCTGGTCGGCCACGCGGTCGTGCGGTGGACGCAGTCGCTGCCCCGCCCGAGCGCCGCGCACCGGGAGGCCGTCGCGGCCGCGCGCGCCGCGGTGGCGGACGTGCCGGGCCTGGCGGTGTGCGGCGCGTGGGCCGCCGGGACGGGCCTCGCGTCGGTGGTGCCAGACGCCCGGGCGGCGGCCGCGCTCCTCGCCGACCTCCCGCCCCGGGCGGGTGCGCGGGACGCCGGAGCGGCGCACAATTGA